In Liquorilactobacillus hordei DSM 19519, the following proteins share a genomic window:
- a CDS encoding amino acid ABC transporter permease: protein MWEIISKALPQILEAGFKYTVPLTLISFFLGIILALATALIRLSRRKGFFLIIKLVFRFYVWLFRSTPLLVQLFIVYFGLPYLKIKGIAPEGIKLDAFIAGIITFSLNTGAYASETIRAAISSVPKGQWEAAFSIGMTRNQTLKRIILPQALRVSVPPLANSFIGLVKDTSLAASITIVEMFEVSQQIAAENYQPLLMYSLVAAVYAIFCTILSWGQGKLEDRLGVKTSKPKKEVVIDEVEKN from the coding sequence ATGTGGGAAATTATTAGTAAAGCCTTACCTCAAATCTTGGAGGCAGGTTTTAAGTATACTGTGCCATTAACACTTATTTCTTTTTTTCTAGGGATAATATTGGCACTTGCTACAGCATTAATTAGGTTATCCAGAAGAAAAGGATTCTTTTTGATAATAAAGTTAGTTTTTAGATTTTATGTGTGGTTATTTCGTTCCACGCCATTATTAGTGCAATTATTTATTGTTTATTTTGGATTACCTTATCTAAAAATAAAAGGAATAGCTCCAGAAGGAATAAAATTAGATGCTTTTATTGCAGGAATAATAACCTTTTCACTTAATACAGGCGCATATGCTTCTGAAACAATCAGAGCTGCAATTAGTTCAGTGCCTAAAGGACAATGGGAGGCTGCATTCTCAATTGGAATGACGAGAAATCAAACATTGAAAAGAATTATATTACCGCAAGCACTGAGAGTATCTGTGCCACCATTAGCAAATAGTTTCATAGGTTTAGTTAAAGATACTTCTCTAGCTGCTTCGATTACTATTGTTGAGATGTTTGAGGTAAGTCAACAAATAGCAGCAGAAAATTATCAACCATTGTTAATGTATTCCTTGGTAGCCGCAGTTTATGCCATTTTCTGTACGATTCTTTCATGGGGACAAGGAAAACTTGAAGATAGGCTGGGTGTAAAAACTAGTAAGCCGAAAAAGGAGGTGGTAATTGATGAAGTTGAGAAAAATTAA
- a CDS encoding DMT family transporter: protein MNKRRGIILAISGASFWGTSGVAVQYLYQHTSITSAWLVAMRLIGAGLLLVAWAHNKYHGEITTLLHDKRSWPELLPFSIIGVGGSQFTYFTAVQYSNASTATVIQFLSPLFIIAYMLLIKRIFPKRIELISVFVAIIGTVILVTDGHLDHLSLSPQALIWGLLAAFCTAMEVVIPSKLMKHYQTIPLTGVSMLFCGICLSPVFMLTSWPTLAFFEWCLIGYIIIGGTLCAYLLFLASIRYIPVSTTGMLGAFEPLVATILTVVLLGTPMSIFSLIGGSLIIIATIIQSLPIEKIIKAHKKTSWPK from the coding sequence ATGAATAAGCGTCGCGGTATCATCTTAGCTATTTCTGGAGCGTCATTTTGGGGAACGTCTGGTGTAGCAGTCCAATATCTCTATCAGCATACTTCAATTACATCGGCTTGGCTAGTTGCTATGCGCTTAATAGGTGCTGGATTATTACTTGTAGCATGGGCTCATAATAAATATCATGGTGAAATAACAACTCTTTTACATGACAAACGATCTTGGCCAGAATTATTGCCATTCTCAATTATTGGTGTTGGCGGTTCACAGTTCACTTATTTTACTGCTGTTCAATATAGTAATGCTTCTACGGCTACTGTCATTCAATTTCTTTCACCACTATTCATAATTGCCTATATGTTATTGATAAAACGAATTTTCCCAAAACGAATAGAATTAATTTCTGTTTTTGTAGCAATTATAGGCACAGTTATTTTAGTCACTGATGGACACTTGGATCACCTGTCGCTTTCACCACAAGCACTTATTTGGGGACTACTAGCAGCGTTTTGTACTGCAATGGAAGTCGTAATTCCCAGCAAATTGATGAAACATTACCAGACCATACCTTTAACCGGGGTTTCAATGTTATTTTGTGGAATTTGCCTCTCACCTGTTTTTATGCTTACATCATGGCCTACTCTCGCATTTTTTGAATGGTGCTTGATTGGCTACATTATCATCGGGGGAACGCTATGTGCTTACCTTCTCTTTCTTGCAAGCATTCGCTATATCCCTGTAAGCACTACTGGGATGTTAGGTGCCTTCGAACCCTTAGTTGCGACAATTTTAACAGTTGTTTTGCTAGGCACTCCCATGAGTATATTTTCACTTATTGGTGGTTCATTAATTATAATAGCAACAATCATTCAATCACTCCCAATCGAAAAAATTATTAAAGCACATAAAAAAACAAGCTGGCCTAAATAA
- the rlmD gene encoding 23S rRNA (uracil(1939)-C(5))-methyltransferase RlmD: protein MSKPPVTKNQKLTLTISDLTYQGMGVGKVDHYPLFIEDALPDEVVDITVMKASKNYGFAKVINRHNDSPLRTAGINKTYTQTGIAPLQHLKYDAQLSFKRNQVVELLKKSHLEEIEVAPVLGMDEPVHYRNKAQVPVRMVKNQLETGFFKKNSHNFVPMEDYLIQDERIDEVIKSVRNILRKYMISAYDEKTHKGVVRHIIVRRGYYSHEVMVVLVTRAKKIPESDEIVDEILKACPDVRTVVQNVNQEKTNVILGKTEKILAGDGRITDSLNGINFEISAHSFYQVNSIQTEKIYQKVVEAAELTGKETVIDAYCGIGTISLNLAQKAEKVYGVEIVPEAIADAKKNATVNDINNTTFEVGTASEWMSKWSEDGIKPDVVVFDPPRKGLEPEVINSTVKLSPEKIVYVSCNPATLVRDIQLFTEQGYQVVKPIQPVDQFPMTTHIESVTVLKRVAGK from the coding sequence ATGAGCAAACCACCAGTAACAAAAAATCAAAAATTAACGTTGACAATTAGCGATTTAACGTACCAAGGAATGGGTGTAGGAAAAGTTGATCACTATCCATTATTCATTGAAGATGCACTTCCTGATGAGGTTGTGGATATCACTGTGATGAAAGCAAGTAAGAACTATGGATTTGCAAAAGTTATCAACAGGCATAACGATAGTCCGCTTAGAACTGCAGGAATTAACAAAACTTATACACAGACAGGGATTGCACCACTGCAACATCTTAAATATGATGCTCAACTCAGCTTTAAGCGTAATCAAGTTGTGGAATTGTTAAAGAAGTCCCATTTGGAAGAAATTGAGGTCGCGCCAGTCTTGGGAATGGATGAACCAGTTCATTATCGTAATAAGGCTCAAGTGCCGGTCAGAATGGTTAAAAACCAACTTGAAACTGGTTTTTTTAAGAAGAATAGCCATAATTTTGTGCCAATGGAAGACTATCTTATTCAAGATGAACGAATTGATGAAGTTATCAAGAGTGTGCGAAACATTTTGCGTAAATATATGATTAGTGCGTATGATGAGAAGACACATAAAGGTGTAGTGCGGCACATTATTGTACGTCGTGGGTACTATTCACATGAAGTAATGGTAGTGTTAGTAACACGGGCGAAGAAAATTCCAGAATCAGATGAGATTGTGGATGAAATTCTAAAGGCTTGTCCAGATGTGCGTACGGTTGTGCAAAACGTCAATCAGGAAAAGACAAATGTTATTTTAGGAAAAACGGAAAAAATTCTTGCGGGAGACGGACGTATTACTGATAGTCTTAATGGCATTAACTTTGAGATTTCTGCACATTCATTCTATCAAGTTAACTCCATTCAGACAGAGAAAATCTATCAAAAAGTCGTTGAAGCAGCGGAATTAACCGGAAAAGAAACTGTGATTGATGCATATTGTGGAATTGGAACAATTTCTTTGAACCTTGCACAAAAAGCAGAGAAAGTCTATGGAGTTGAAATCGTTCCTGAAGCAATTGCGGATGCTAAGAAAAACGCAACTGTAAATGACATTAATAATACAACTTTTGAAGTTGGTACGGCAAGCGAATGGATGTCTAAATGGTCTGAAGATGGAATTAAGCCAGATGTTGTCGTCTTTGATCCACCACGTAAGGGGTTAGAACCAGAAGTTATCAACAGTACAGTGAAGTTATCCCCAGAAAAAATTGTTTATGTGAGTTGCAATCCAGCAACGTTGGTGCGTGATATCCAGTTATTCACAGAACAGGGTTATCAAGTAGTGAAACCAATTCAACCGGTGGATCAGTTCCCGATGACCACACACATCGAGTCAGTTACGGTTTTAAAACGGGTAGCTGGCAAGTAA
- a CDS encoding SLC45 family MFS transporter: MTFGFFGVNMAFSLQSSQMGRIFQTIGADPTKLGFFFILPPLAGMIVQPLVGKYSDLTWSNKYGRRMPYLILGAPIAAIVMVLLPNAGSFGFGYASIAALTFGAIAILFMDLSSNVCMQPFKMIVGDMVNEDQKDLAWSWQQSFSNLGGVVATVFPFLLTMFGVSNIAEQGVVPLSVRLSFYIGAVILLATSIYTVMKVKEYDPASYAEYHHLDPNHHKEAPSLWTLIKKAPRAFWEVSFVQLFDWFAFQYLWTYATGAIAKNVWNTADTASAGYQAAGNWYGILTCIQSVAAVIWGFLILSKTNPLKRKFWFRVGLVMGAIGFTGVFMIHDKYLLILPFCLIGISYLTMQTEAFSIFTSALDGKNEGAYMGLFNCGICLPQIIASIASFAIFPLINKSMPGMILVAGIAMLLGAIAVSVIKEDKPQENIE; this comes from the coding sequence ATGACATTCGGTTTTTTCGGTGTTAATATGGCATTTTCTTTACAGTCATCACAAATGGGACGAATTTTTCAGACAATCGGTGCAGACCCAACTAAATTAGGATTCTTTTTCATACTTCCACCTTTAGCTGGAATGATAGTACAGCCACTAGTTGGAAAGTACTCAGATCTAACGTGGTCAAACAAATATGGAAGAAGAATGCCATACTTAATATTAGGGGCACCAATTGCTGCGATAGTTATGGTGCTATTGCCAAATGCAGGTTCTTTTGGGTTTGGCTATGCCTCTATTGCAGCTTTGACTTTTGGAGCAATTGCAATTTTATTCATGGATTTATCTAGTAACGTTTGTATGCAACCGTTTAAGATGATTGTTGGAGATATGGTAAACGAGGATCAAAAGGATTTGGCTTGGTCCTGGCAGCAATCATTTAGTAATCTTGGTGGAGTTGTTGCGACAGTATTTCCATTCTTATTAACAATGTTTGGTGTTTCAAATATTGCAGAACAAGGAGTTGTTCCTTTATCTGTTAGACTTTCTTTTTACATTGGAGCTGTAATCTTATTGGCAACTTCGATATATACAGTTATGAAGGTTAAGGAATATGATCCCGCATCATATGCGGAGTATCATCATCTTGATCCTAATCATCACAAGGAGGCGCCTTCCTTGTGGACACTAATTAAGAAAGCTCCACGTGCATTTTGGGAAGTTTCGTTCGTACAGTTATTCGATTGGTTTGCATTTCAATATCTATGGACATATGCAACTGGTGCAATTGCAAAAAATGTTTGGAATACAGCAGATACGGCATCGGCGGGCTATCAAGCCGCAGGAAACTGGTATGGAATTTTAACATGTATTCAATCTGTAGCAGCGGTTATCTGGGGATTCTTAATTTTATCGAAGACGAATCCATTGAAAAGAAAGTTCTGGTTTAGAGTCGGTCTTGTGATGGGAGCAATTGGTTTTACTGGTGTTTTTATGATTCATGATAAGTATTTACTAATTTTACCATTTTGTTTAATTGGGATTTCATATCTTACAATGCAAACAGAGGCCTTTTCAATCTTCACTTCCGCGTTAGATGGTAAAAATGAAGGCGCTTATATGGGATTATTCAATTGCGGAATCTGTTTACCACAAATTATTGCATCAATTGCGAGTTTTGCAATTTTCCCATTAATCAATAAGTCGATGCCAGGTATGATCCTAGTGGCAGGAATTGCTATGTTATTAGGTGCAATAGCAGTTAGTGTCATCAAAGAGGATAAACCGCAAGAGAATATAGAATAA
- a CDS encoding bacteriocin immunity protein, translating into MKKQEDIEKMLDLLSVAYADEQVKQQAEAGEMILALAKELEKTGNCDLVASKLSKNIVLYYWQHQKDFPSALITLHNQIKQRAVKYDATALTAIMLPMWF; encoded by the coding sequence ATGAAGAAGCAGGAAGATATAGAAAAGATGTTAGATTTGTTGAGTGTTGCATATGCGGATGAGCAAGTTAAGCAGCAAGCAGAAGCTGGTGAGATGATTTTAGCCCTCGCTAAAGAACTTGAAAAAACTGGGAATTGTGATTTAGTGGCTAGCAAACTTTCAAAAAATATTGTTTTGTATTATTGGCAACATCAAAAGGATTTTCCTAGTGCACTAATTACATTGCATAACCAGATAAAACAGCGGGCTGTCAAATATGACGCAACTGCACTTACAGCGATTATGCTGCCAATGTGGTTTTAA
- a CDS encoding GNAT family N-acetyltransferase, whose protein sequence is MIYQVSGTNKISKLFNGWNETIIWSCLQGVMGHLYADSIENPQSAMAILGDFCFLAGVPNQELVSFKPEWCMQDFIIMSASSNEWFKVIEAVYGKRCTKVSRYAIKKEPNIFDERKLQVFAEDIPDKIKLTMIDKQMFNYCLRNDWSRDFVSLYKNYEEYEKLGIGVVALSDNFPVAGASSYSRYKDGIEIEIDTKTEFRRRGLATASAAKLILECKKKNLYPSWDAHNPWSVGLAEKLGYHFDKEYQVYEIRGY, encoded by the coding sequence ATGATATACCAAGTTTCAGGGACAAATAAGATTAGTAAATTATTTAATGGTTGGAATGAAACGATTATTTGGTCTTGCCTTCAAGGTGTGATGGGGCATTTATATGCTGATTCAATTGAAAATCCACAGTCAGCAATGGCGATTTTAGGTGACTTCTGTTTTTTAGCGGGTGTTCCTAATCAAGAATTGGTTAGTTTTAAACCAGAATGGTGTATGCAGGATTTTATTATTATGTCAGCTTCATCAAATGAATGGTTCAAGGTAATTGAGGCGGTCTACGGTAAAAGATGTACGAAGGTCAGTCGCTACGCAATTAAAAAAGAGCCTAATATTTTTGACGAACGAAAATTACAGGTCTTTGCCGAAGATATACCTGATAAGATTAAATTGACAATGATCGATAAGCAAATGTTCAATTATTGTTTGCGAAATGATTGGAGTCGAGACTTTGTTTCATTATATAAAAACTATGAAGAATACGAGAAGCTTGGGATTGGAGTAGTTGCACTCAGTGATAATTTTCCTGTGGCTGGGGCGTCTTCATATAGCCGTTACAAAGATGGTATAGAGATTGAAATTGATACTAAAACTGAGTTTCGCAGACGTGGACTTGCAACTGCCAGTGCAGCTAAATTAATATTAGAATGCAAAAAGAAAAATTTGTATCCGAGTTGGGATGCGCATAATCCATGGTCAGTCGGATTAGCCGAGAAGTTAGGATATCATTTTGATAAAGAGTATCAAGTGTACGAAATTAGGGGATATTAG
- a CDS encoding amino acid ABC transporter ATP-binding protein, with the protein MKLRKINKSYGNHLVLKNINLDFPEKKVTVLVGPSGSGKSTILRSLNLLETPESGEYLFDDLIIDFTKGVDKKELSYVRQKTGMVFQNYNLFPHFSVLGNIIEGPTQVLKIDKKAAIENAKKILKKIGLEAKIDNYPEELSGGQAQRVAIARSLAMNPEYILLDEPTSALDPELELEVLQVLLQLAKDGQSMVIVTHNMSFAQQVADKIVFVEDGNIVYDGAPDLFFKDNKNLRITKFLSSMVLS; encoded by the coding sequence ATGAAGTTGAGAAAAATTAATAAATCATATGGTAATCACCTTGTTTTAAAGAATATTAACTTAGATTTTCCAGAGAAGAAAGTTACTGTTTTAGTAGGACCATCTGGTTCTGGAAAATCAACAATTTTGCGCTCATTGAATTTATTAGAAACACCAGAGAGTGGGGAATATTTGTTTGATGACTTGATAATAGACTTTACAAAGGGTGTTGATAAAAAAGAACTATCTTATGTACGACAGAAAACGGGAATGGTTTTTCAGAATTATAATTTATTTCCGCATTTTTCAGTTTTGGGAAACATAATTGAAGGACCAACTCAGGTATTGAAGATTGATAAAAAAGCTGCAATTGAAAATGCAAAAAAAATATTAAAGAAAATTGGCTTAGAGGCTAAAATTGATAATTATCCGGAAGAACTTTCTGGTGGACAGGCTCAAAGGGTAGCAATTGCACGTTCTTTAGCTATGAATCCTGAATATATCTTACTTGATGAACCTACTTCTGCATTAGATCCTGAGTTAGAGCTTGAAGTTTTACAGGTTCTTCTACAACTTGCAAAGGACGGACAATCAATGGTCATTGTTACACATAATATGTCTTTTGCACAACAAGTAGCTGACAAAATAGTCTTTGTAGAAGATGGAAATATTGTTTATGATGGTGCACCTGATCTTTTTTTCAAAGATAATAAAAATTTGAGGATAACGAAGTTCTTATCATCAATGGTACTAAGCTAA
- a CDS encoding LacI family DNA-binding transcriptional regulator translates to MSVTIKDIAKETGFSVATVSRVLSDKTGFFSQQTAAIINETAAKLGYKKNMAATELVTQKSNVVAVIVNSTKTNFSDQIINGIQKKADEAEKRVIILYAGDRDERSQRIALSTALERPILGILLLSVDLFPSNLAILTSSNIPFYFISISFKDTMLNYIASDDQEIGYQATNYLISQGHKNIGIAGLNIENSAHTGALRFKGYQKALREAGIVFKSDWLQTGDYSYESGVTALQNYYLKKDITAVIAASDLVGIGILNECNRLKINVPAELSILTTDGTSLCELVRPQLSSITQDFYRMGYLSTTYLINNTQNNAYTNIAISQRQSVKSLNKIDH, encoded by the coding sequence ATGAGTGTAACTATTAAAGATATTGCTAAAGAAACTGGTTTTTCTGTTGCAACTGTTTCACGGGTGTTATCTGATAAAACAGGATTTTTTAGTCAGCAAACTGCTGCAATTATAAATGAAACTGCTGCAAAACTTGGGTACAAAAAAAATATGGCTGCAACTGAACTAGTTACACAAAAAAGCAATGTTGTAGCTGTAATTGTTAACTCTACTAAAACAAACTTCTCGGATCAAATAATCAATGGTATCCAAAAAAAAGCCGATGAAGCTGAGAAAAGAGTCATTATTCTATATGCTGGAGACCGTGATGAACGTTCACAAAGAATTGCTTTGTCAACTGCTTTGGAACGCCCTATCCTTGGAATACTCCTTTTATCAGTTGATCTTTTTCCGTCAAATCTCGCAATTTTGACATCTTCAAATATTCCTTTTTACTTTATTTCAATTTCGTTTAAAGATACCATGTTAAATTATATTGCTTCTGACGATCAAGAAATCGGTTATCAAGCTACCAACTACTTAATTTCACAAGGACATAAAAATATTGGAATTGCGGGATTAAATATCGAAAATAGTGCCCATACTGGCGCATTACGTTTTAAAGGCTACCAAAAAGCACTTCGCGAAGCAGGTATAGTATTCAAATCCGATTGGCTACAAACTGGTGATTACAGTTATGAATCTGGTGTTACTGCCTTGCAAAATTATTATCTGAAAAAAGATATTACTGCTGTAATTGCAGCTAGTGATTTAGTTGGGATTGGGATTTTAAACGAATGCAACCGCTTAAAAATTAACGTTCCTGCTGAACTGTCAATTCTCACTACGGATGGGACTAGCCTTTGCGAACTAGTTCGCCCACAATTATCAAGCATTACACAAGATTTTTATCGTATGGGATATTTGAGTACTACTTACCTGATTAACAACACTCAAAATAATGCCTATACAAATATCGCAATTAGTCAACGACAAAGCGTAAAAAGTCTTAATAAGATTGATCACTAA
- a CDS encoding transporter substrate-binding domain-containing protein has protein sequence MRKRNFILKLELLVASVVVALGIFTVLPTKTNASSYKDDLITKDQLTIGLEGTYKPYSYRSNGKLTGFEVDLGKALAKQLGVKVKFVPTKWDSLIAGVGSSKYDVVLNNITQTPERKKVYIFSNPYIYSRYALISAKNNKISSLKEVKNKKFAEGTGTNNEILAKKYKAKIVSSGDFATSLSLIRQGRVAGTINAAEAYYAYAKTNKVSDLHFKDLSKQVKPVEISALLNKKNKKLQGRINKALKTLRNDGTLKKLSKKYFGSDITKQP, from the coding sequence ATGAGAAAACGAAACTTTATTTTAAAATTAGAATTATTGGTAGCATCAGTTGTGGTTGCTTTGGGGATTTTTACAGTTCTGCCTACGAAGACCAATGCATCCTCTTACAAAGATGATTTAATTACTAAAGATCAGTTAACAATTGGACTAGAAGGAACATATAAACCATATTCATATCGGTCAAATGGAAAATTAACGGGATTTGAAGTGGATTTGGGTAAGGCACTTGCAAAACAGCTTGGTGTGAAAGTAAAATTTGTACCAACAAAATGGGATTCATTGATTGCAGGAGTTGGTTCTTCAAAGTATGATGTGGTTTTAAATAATATAACCCAGACACCTGAACGAAAAAAAGTGTATATTTTCTCTAACCCTTATATCTATTCACGATATGCATTAATTTCTGCAAAAAATAATAAAATTAGCAGTTTGAAAGAAGTTAAGAATAAAAAGTTTGCAGAAGGTACTGGGACAAATAATGAAATTCTTGCTAAGAAATATAAAGCAAAAATTGTTTCTTCAGGAGATTTTGCAACGAGCTTGTCATTAATTCGTCAGGGAAGAGTTGCGGGAACAATTAACGCGGCAGAAGCATATTATGCATATGCTAAAACAAATAAAGTAAGTGATTTACATTTTAAAGATTTATCGAAACAAGTTAAACCAGTTGAGATTTCAGCACTTTTAAATAAGAAAAATAAAAAATTACAGGGACGTATTAATAAGGCACTAAAAACGCTTAGAAATGATGGGACTTTGAAAAAGCTCTCAAAGAAATACTTCGGTTCTGATATTACTAAACAGCCATAA
- a CDS encoding glycoside hydrolase family 13 protein, with the protein MKKKWWQKAVVYQVYPRSFQDSNDDGIGDLGGVLKRLPYIKKLGVDVIWLNPVYKSPDKDNGYDISDYRSIQPKFGNMEIFDKLLAEAHRLGLRIVMDLVVNHTSDQHKWFKESQKSKDNPYRDFYIWRDGKEGKVPNNWGSFFGGSTWEYNEATKQYYLHLFAKGQPDLNWENPEVREHVWDLMKFWLDKGIDGFRMDVINFLSKPAGLPDAPNPEKAEFGSVEPMVADGPKLNEYLREMNDKVLSHYDVMSVGEMPSSTPEDAIEYTGLEAKELNMVFQFDHVTLTMNDDPRIGKWNDQPVKLVDLKKSLSKWQKALDGKGWNSLYWNNHDRARVVSRFGNDSPKYRVKSAEMLATILHMLQGTPYVYQGEELGMTNAHFENLEDYQDIESLEAYHQLVEREQLVDHDTMMRYLATESRDNARTPMQWDDSVNAGFTNGTPWMRLNKNYPEINAKNELEDQNSIFYYYQKLIELRHNSDLIIYGNYVELDPEDEEVFAYKRNYEGKTLLVIGNFTDKKIKRNYNIPEDKRMVIGNYKDSYSENELRPYEVRVYEY; encoded by the coding sequence ATGAAGAAGAAATGGTGGCAAAAAGCAGTTGTATATCAAGTATATCCAAGGAGTTTTCAAGATAGTAATGATGATGGAATAGGTGATTTGGGTGGAGTTTTGAAACGACTTCCATATATTAAAAAATTAGGTGTTGATGTGATTTGGCTCAATCCGGTATATAAGTCACCAGATAAAGATAATGGATATGATATTAGTGATTATCGGTCAATTCAGCCAAAATTTGGAAATATGGAGATATTTGATAAATTATTGGCGGAGGCGCATCGACTGGGTTTAAGAATTGTAATGGACTTGGTGGTTAATCATACCTCTGATCAACACAAATGGTTTAAAGAAAGCCAAAAGAGTAAGGATAATCCATATCGAGATTTCTATATTTGGCGTGATGGCAAAGAAGGCAAGGTACCAAACAACTGGGGTTCATTCTTCGGTGGTTCTACATGGGAATATAATGAAGCTACCAAGCAATATTACTTGCACCTTTTTGCTAAGGGACAACCAGATTTGAATTGGGAAAATCCCGAGGTACGTGAACATGTCTGGGATTTAATGAAGTTTTGGCTCGATAAGGGGATTGATGGTTTTAGAATGGACGTCATTAACTTCTTGTCAAAACCAGCTGGTCTTCCAGATGCACCTAATCCTGAAAAAGCTGAATTTGGTAGCGTTGAACCAATGGTCGCGGATGGACCGAAACTCAATGAGTATTTGAGAGAAATGAACGACAAGGTACTCTCACATTATGATGTGATGAGTGTAGGTGAGATGCCTAGCTCAACTCCAGAAGATGCGATTGAATATACAGGTTTAGAAGCCAAAGAGCTAAATATGGTCTTTCAATTTGACCATGTCACTTTAACAATGAATGATGATCCAAGAATAGGTAAGTGGAACGATCAGCCAGTTAAATTAGTAGATTTGAAAAAGTCATTATCTAAGTGGCAAAAAGCCTTAGATGGCAAAGGCTGGAATAGTTTGTATTGGAACAATCATGATCGTGCACGGGTTGTTTCACGCTTTGGAAATGATTCTCCAAAATATCGAGTTAAATCAGCTGAGATGTTAGCGACAATTTTGCATATGCTTCAAGGAACACCATACGTGTACCAAGGTGAAGAATTAGGAATGACAAATGCTCATTTTGAGAATTTGGAAGACTACCAAGATATTGAGTCACTTGAGGCCTATCATCAACTGGTTGAACGTGAGCAGTTGGTTGATCATGATACAATGATGCGATATTTAGCAACAGAATCACGTGATAATGCAAGAACACCGATGCAATGGGATGATTCTGTAAATGCAGGTTTTACAAATGGCACACCTTGGATGCGATTAAATAAAAATTATCCTGAAATTAATGCAAAGAATGAACTGGAAGATCAGAATTCGATATTCTATTATTATCAGAAGTTAATTGAATTACGACACAATAGCGACTTAATTATTTATGGAAATTATGTTGAACTTGATCCAGAAGATGAAGAAGTATTTGCATACAAGCGAAATTATGAGGGGAAAACCTTGTTAGTTATCGGTAATTTCACTGATAAGAAGATTAAACGTAACTATAATATTCCAGAAGACAAGCGGATGGTAATTGGTAATTACAAAGATAGCTATAGCGAAAATGAATTAAGACCTTACGAAGTAAGAGTTTATGAGTATTAA